Proteins encoded in a region of the Hyphomicrobiales bacterium genome:
- the yajC gene encoding preprotein translocase subunit YajC: MFITPAYAQAAGGGPSEVIFGMLPFVLIFVIMYFFILRPQRQKMKMHQEMVNNVRRGDTVVMSGGMIGKVSKVVDESEIQIELAKDVKVRAFRPMIHEVRSKGEPVTSE, translated from the coding sequence ATGTTCATCACACCAGCATATGCACAAGCAGCAGGCGGCGGCCCAAGCGAGGTTATATTTGGAATGCTGCCTTTCGTTTTGATTTTTGTCATAATGTATTTTTTCATTCTGCGTCCACAACGCCAAAAAATGAAAATGCACCAAGAAATGGTCAACAATGTCCGTCGTGGTGATACTGTCGTTATGTCTGGTGGCATGATTGGTAAAGTGTCAAAAGTAGTCGACGAATCTGAAATTCAAATTGAATTGGCGAAAGATGTAAAAGTACGTGCGTTTCGTCCGATGATCCATGAAGTTCGCTCAAAAGGCGAACCTGTTACTTCTGAGTAA
- a CDS encoding ATP-binding protein, which yields MSNDAIKALNDKLDGLIALIERAVPPKTPPFDADYADAFIWRAEDGFLQPIKSINRVDLDLLVGIDLVRDKFVKNTEQFADGYAANNVLMWGARGMGKSSLVKAVHRDINDTLENNHASHRLKLIEIHREDIDSLPSLMRLLDGNPHRFIVFCDDLSFDGDDASYKSLKSALDGGVEGRPDNVIFYATSNRRHLIPRDMMENERSTAINPSEAIEEKVSLSDRFGLWLGFHKCTQDDYLNMIEGYIKRYNLEIEEELWRFEALEWAKTRGNRSGRVAWQFIQDLAGRLGKTIKLD from the coding sequence ATGAGTAATGACGCAATTAAAGCCCTAAATGATAAACTTGATGGCCTAATTGCCTTGATAGAGCGTGCCGTGCCACCAAAGACGCCGCCATTTGATGCAGATTACGCCGATGCTTTCATCTGGCGGGCTGAAGATGGATTTTTGCAGCCAATTAAATCAATCAACCGCGTTGATCTTGATTTGCTTGTGGGCATAGATTTAGTCCGTGATAAATTTGTAAAAAATACCGAACAATTTGCCGATGGATATGCTGCTAATAACGTTTTGATGTGGGGCGCAAGAGGAATGGGCAAAAGCTCGCTTGTGAAAGCGGTGCATCGCGACATTAATGATACTTTAGAAAACAACCATGCATCGCATCGATTAAAACTCATCGAAATTCATCGCGAAGATATTGATAGCCTACCATCCCTTATGCGCCTTTTGGACGGCAACCCACATCGGTTTATCGTCTTTTGTGATGATTTATCTTTTGACGGCGATGACGCTAGTTATAAATCCCTCAAATCAGCGCTTGATGGCGGCGTCGAAGGTCGTCCGGACAATGTCATTTTCTACGCTACATCAAATCGCCGACACTTGATTCCACGCGATATGATGGAAAATGAACGATCGACAGCTATCAATCCCTCTGAAGCTATTGAGGAAAAAGTATCGCTGTCAGACCGGTTTGGGCTTTGGCTCGGATTCCATAAATGCACCCAAGACGACTATCTCAATATGATCGAAGGCTATATAAAGCGCTACAACCTTGAGATTGAAGAAGAACTCTGGCGTTTTGAAGCCTTGGAGTGGGCAAAAACACGCGGCAATAGATCAGGTCGCGTGGCTTGGCAATTCATACAGGATCTTGCGGGCCGTTTAGGTAAAACAATAAAACTCGATTGA